The genome window gtaaaattattatatattatttaattatttttaaaaaattattgagtaaatttaaatacttgaaataatatatgttttataatatgaaaaaataaaaataaatcaatacgTTAACGGTATTAgagaaaaacatattaattttattttgtaaataataaaaataatttatgaaattatgaaaTACTGTTCAACCGctttacttaaaaattatataacaaaaattaactatttGTATTGgttaatattttacaaaatacaaaatatcgCACCAATCATCGAACGCCAAGCGTCAACTACCATGTCCTGAACAATATttgatttctcttttttttttttaacatatagtaTGAATCTCCGGTGTAACACTGACCTTTTCAATTATGTGAATTATAAAAAtggttgaaaataattataatacaaaattaaattaaattttatggaaattttaatcaataaatatgtGTGGTTTTTTGGTGtatgttttacaaaaaaattctaCTGAAATCGGGATTGTGTTGCACACTGACAGTGTAAGAATACAATGAAAAAGTGAATAAATAATCAAGAAAAGTGAAAAATTTATGTGAATAAATAATCGGGATTGTGTGTATCTTTTACTTAGTAGTTATAAAGGAAAGAATTTACGCTGCAGCTATGGAGAATCAGATCTTTGTGGCAAAGTCAATTATTGTGGTTGAATAAGCTGATGCTGTTTTGGTGACATAGTCTTATGCTTGCATGAAGGGTTGATAAATgtgtttagaaaataaaaataaggatgCTTTAGATCATCTCTAATGTTGGATCTTGGAGAGGGATCTTAAGCTTAAGATTTGTTCTTCCAAGATCCAGTCACTAGAGAGATATATGAGGTCTTCATCGCGGAGATCGATTCTTCCACAAGAACTTTGaagatctaaaaaaattatttttctaatgtcTAATGTTTAACGAGTTTTGGAGGGTAGCAACAAACCCTGATGGCCCCACCGTCGCGCTGGCAAAGGTGCAATGGTCCTGCAATGAGATGCGAGGGCACCACCATGGACTATGTTTGATTTTGGCACATTGGTTGTGGTGGCGTTCAGTTATCTCCTTTAGTAGGACACACCATTTGAAAGCAGATTTAAACCATCGTCGTTTGCTATCGCAAATCTAAACCAATCACTGGTGTAGCAGAAAAGCTGGTAGAGGCAATAGAGTTGGAGTGGTGCATTGGAATTTTGTGGCCAGCACGAGGGGCAATGAGAAGGGGGAGAAACAGAGTTGGAGGGGGTGCAGTTAGGGATGGAAATTGATCAGGTCACTTATCAGGGGCCTTCGGCCTGACCTGGCCTAGCCTAACTTGCTTATTATAAAAGTCAGACTCAGACTTTTTAAAAAgtctatttaaataaaaaggtcAGACTCaagctttaaaaaaaacttgttatgcCTATTAAGCTGGcctgtttaatatatatatatatatatatatatatatatatatatatatatatatatataaaagacataaatcaatcttttaaaaaaagaaataaaataaaataagacaaAATCTAAACAGCCTAGTCTAcctaaaagagaaaacaaaataggGGATTTGAAACATTTGTAGTTTGCAAAAGagcaaaataaagaaaacacatAACCCTCCTCCTCTCACACTCTCTCTTTCAATTCTGAGTCATTGATTTTCAACGAGGCCTTCTTCTCAGTTTTCATACACCGTGGTTGTTCACTTGTTCTGTACGTACTGTACGTGTTCCACGCCAAACAACAGTAagcataatttttattattttttctatagtcAATTTGAATTTGGCTctagttgtttaaaatatattaatttaccttaggtttattttttttagttttaatcatAAAGCTTCCTCATGGTGGCTTATTGATgtgattaagaataaaaaattctttGTGTTCTATTGCACCTGCGAATTATAGTAATGTAGGAAGAGGTATCAACACACCTCTTGACTCATAGCATGTTAATAGTTAGAGCCAAAGTATGGTGTTTGATTAGGTAGTAACGCAGGGTATACAAGTCTTAAAGTTCTAGACAGAGTGAAAGTTTTGCATCTCCCACCATACCTATTAACTATTATTGTTAAATTGGTTTCAATATTAACTTGAAATGATTGTGTTCAAAGTGTGCATGGTTTAGGTTTATTGAATAATTGATTCAGTAGCAAAATGTCATGCATCAAGCTATTCTTGTCAAAAGGTCCCatgaaagataatttttaaatttctatataAAGTTTTGGTTATTGTGAAATACCCAAATCTGTGAAAGAGATGACAACTCTACgtattgttaaattaaaaaggtccttgaactaagttttttttataaaaagatctTCTCAACTAAAAAACTATTCAATCTTCAATTGTGTGAGATATCTAAATTTGggaaagagataaaaagaaaattaaaaatgtgttcTCAATTAGGATTAATTACCTTCAATGACTAACAAGAACTCACTggattgttaaattaaaaaatttctatgAAGGTCTTCAACTAAGAAGGTCTTCCATCTTCAATTAGGActattgttaaattaaaaaggtacattatgttcttgttaatttaattgaattcaATAAGTGTATGCATTATTATTCCATACAACTGATAGACATATAattcattgttttttattttattaacttacCTTGAATAActcactttttcatttattgTGTGGTTACTAATAGGTACATTATGTCTACTCCATGGTTGGTGATGAACACAATGAACATGTACCTCCAGTAACTAATCAACTTGATGGTGACAAGAATACAAATCAGAAGAAGAGGAGAATGTTAttaagaaaaagaggaagaaaacaTCAAGTGTGTGGAAGGATTTTGATGAAGTTGAAATAGTTggagaaggaaagaaggaaatatGTAAGTATTGCTAAGTTAGATTATCTATTGATGGGCCAAGGGATAACACAAGTCATCTAAGAAGGCATTCAGAAAAATGCAACGAAAGGAGATTGCACATGACTAAAGAAAAGAACCAATTTGTCATTCCTTTTAAGCCTTCTAATCCATCAAACTCATTCCTAATTCCTGGGGTTAAATACTTTAATGAGAGGATGAGAGAAATAATTGCTACTGATGTGATAGTTCATGAATACCTTTTTGGCATTGTTGATGATGAAGTTTGGATGTGGGCTTTTCAATATGGAAATCCTGACTTTCAAAAAGTAAGTCATAAAACAATGAGAAGCAATTGTTTAGCAATATATAATGCAAAAAAGAATCGATTGAAGGCTTTGTTGAAAACTGTCAACAAAATTAGCTTAACAACTGACATGTGGAAATCAAGTCACCAAGCGGTTGGGTATATGGTTGTCACCGGTCATTTCATTGATGTGGAGTGAAAACTTCAAAAGAGGGTTTAAAGTTTTGTGAAGGTGCCTGCTCCGAGGCAAGGAATTGATGTAGCAAATGCCATTTTTAAGTGCTTGAAGATGAGGGAGATTGAAGAAAAGGTGTTTTTGGTGTCGGTTGCCAATGCTTCTTACAATGACTCatgtttgaagaatttgaaagAGAACTTATCACTTAGcacaaaattagttatgaatgaAGATTTGTTTCATGTTAGATGTCGTGCACACATATTGAACTTGTTGGTCTGAGATGGGCTTGGTAAGATAAAAGATATCATTCAAAATGTTCGTGAAAGTGTGAAGTATATTAACCATAATGATGCAAGATTGAAGGCCTTCAGTGATGTTGTTGAACAAAAGcatttaaaagaaagaaaactcaTCCTTGATTGTCCAACTAGGTGGAATTCTACATTTCAAATGTTGTCAACtgcattgaaattcaaaattgcCTTTTAGGCTTATGGAGAACAAGATCCTCTTTATACTTATGCACCTTCAAATGAAGATTGGGAAAAAGTGTTGAAAGTTTGTAAACTTTTAGAAGTATTTAACTTAGCTACACATATAATATCAGGCACTGAGTATCCAATTGCTAATTTGTTTCTTGCAGAAGTTTGGAGGGCCAAGCAAGTAATTGACCATGCATTAAAGGATGAATATTTTTCATGAGATATAGCAGCCCCAATGAAACTATAATTTGACAAATATTGGGGACAATGTAATTTGTTGATGTCCATTGCTAGTGTTTTAGATCCTAGGTGTAAATTTTGTATGATTGTCGTTTGCTTCCCTTTGTTGTACAAGCTTGAAGAAATTGTTAAGGAAAATGTGAAAAAGGTGCAAAATGCTCTTCAACAATTATATGATGAGTATGTGGCTTTAAACAATGAAGAGTCATCCTCAAATGAAAGGAATGTTGGTGGCATAAACTCCTCAAGTGTCCATTTGCCTTATACATCTTCAATGATTGGGTTTGATCAATTAATGAGCCTTATGCATGAAAAGGAAATAGTCCCACCAATGAAATCAGAACTAGATGCTTATCTCGAGaagaaaaatacttatattCCTAATAATGGAAACTCCTCTTTTAGTGCCTTGGAGTGGTGGAGGAATAACAACttcaaatataagattttatcaaAGAAGGCAAGAGATATACTAGCTGTTCCAATATCAATCGTTGCATCAGAATCTACATTTAGTGCTGGAGGTAGAGTAATTGATGAGTATCGTTCTAGATTGAATGAAGAATCTATTGAAGCTCTCATATGCGATGAGGATTGGATTCGCCATAATTacaatttgaagagaaaaacaaaggtacataaattttatttttaattgactcttttgtaatatatttatttttctaataacaTTTTTCCTCATTATGAAGGTTGATGATCAACCGCTTGAAGAAATCACCttgaaaatatcataaaatgaTTATATGACTTATTTGGAAATATAAGTAAGATGTTGAGACATTTTCTAgttaaaaaatgtttctttaaCTTTCCTAAACTGATTTAAAGTGTTtcgtaaaattaatttatattctaataatattttccCCCCTCAAAATGAAGGTGGATGAACAACTTCAAGAAATTACATTGAAGATTTGATAATATGCTAGCTTGTTGCTTCATGTTTGGGAGATGGTATGAGAAttaaaaattttcttctttgtatttAACTTGTCTTggttcttatttcttatttattttagtatttgatATTAAGACTAGATTATTGAATGAAACTTATAGTATTTTACTTAGCTTGCTTATTTTGTTTACAATATTTTGTTGAATACTTAAAGTGCTCTAGTTATAATTCTTACTTGGGTCGTTgtgattaatgaattttaatcaCATATTAGAGTactctaattaattttaacttcttttttcacacacaaattaaaagaaaaatatgtgtcttctttatattaaattttaaaaaaatacaatacgAATTCTCAAAGTTTCAATGTATAGTCATTACATTactttcatatataatatttattataaaataggtTTTTTAATAGACTCTTAGATTAAGTCAGACTTTTAAATAGGTTAAgacaaatctaaaaaaaaattatgacaagtAAATAGGTCAAATCaaactttatgtttttaattcagGCTAAGACCACACCTAGTTAGGCTTAGCTTGGCTTGACCTGACGTGTTTCCAACCCTATGTGCAGTGGCATAAAGAGAAAAGGAGGCAAAGGGGTCTCGTCGGTGGAGTGGGCACTGcataaagaagaaagagaaaaggaaagtaaaaaaattgtaggACCGCTCAAATTAACTAAGTACTTGAAAATTAGTTTTACCACTAGAGACATAAAATCAAAGAGTTCTTAAAACCTATGTCACTAAAGGGCCATTTAAAAGTGGTTAAGAACCCAAATTGAGTTCTACCACTAAAGATGCCCTTACAAAGAATGTTTGATTTGTTTCCAAATTTAATGTTGATTTTATCAAACTTTGTACAAAGATTGTTTggtttgttttcaaatttaccAATTGAATTATTCTCTAGATCTCCCCTAGTCTCTCTCTCTGTGTTCTGTACTTGTGTTCCATGGTGTGGTGAACTATTGAGTTACATGCATGATCATAAAATTGTTATCTCAAACTTCTCTAAAGAATATCAAAGCAACGTCTGAGAGTGTCTCCAAATTCGTTGTTCATGAAATGCTTTCTGCTCATTCCGTCTGCAATTGATTTACAATCAATTTCAAAAATGACATTATATATCCAAATGCAGAAATGATACCAACTCACCACTGTAAGCAATGCTATTTCCTCTGCTTCCTGAGGTGAAAGATCTCCCTGATAGCATTGTGTTCTGGCAGCAATAAAATTCCCACGAGAGTGCCTGATGCAAGCTGAAACACCAAAGAGCCGGTGTCTTGGAATAAGACTGCTTCAATACTACACTTCATAAAAGAAGCTGCTGGTGGAGTCCATGTATTGTCTGCGCAGATGAAGATGATTCTTTACAATGAATTTGTTTCCAATCATACAGGTGCTGGAGTGCCAAATTAACTGAAATATTTGACGGCTTCTGAGTTCCATCCCACAACTTCTCATTCATTTGTCTCCAAATACACCATAGTAAAGCAACAAATTTTCATCTATATAACTTAATAACTGACAATAGAATAAAACCCAAGGGGTTGGTCAAGGGGAGCAAGATAGGATCTCCCATCAAACAGGTCACAGGTTTGACGTCCCATTCATCTCCTAGGAGTGAGATAAATACAAGTACCTCTGCGAGCGCTCATTGAGTTCAAAGACTTTTCATGCCTTGTACTATGACACCATCCCCTCCCCCTAAATTTCTTTTATACCAAACTGATAACAGAATACGGTAGCCTGCATAGAAGTTATAAATTATCTCTAGGTCCATAAGTATCAAACAAAATGACATCAAAACAGTGCGTCCAAAAAGACATCagaacattaattatttacttatatgAACCAATAAGCAATTTACTAAATAGTTTTACTACAGAGGAACTTAACCTCAACTTCCATCACAACaatgacaaaaaagaagaaaaaacaagtaaaaaagTGATAAAACAAAGGTTATTTTATCACAAAATATTGCAGATCTGATAAAAGTGCACATCCCTTTTATATATCAGAAggaggaggaaagatgcgtgaCACAGGAGATATTACATATTGTTGGATATAATTCTTAGAATTGTTTGGGTCAGGAATCCAATGAATCTCACTCATGTTTGGTGTCTCAACAAAGGCCATAGTGAACCCTCCTACCTTCACTAGTTTCCCTCTCTTCCCTGCCCTCAGTATAAGGTTCCCATGCTGGTACGAAAATATGCCATTGGTAAGACAAATTATGTCACCTGAATCAAAAGCATCACACTCGTCGCCCCAGAACTGGAAATGAATAGCTGCAGTCGCATCTGCCACAAGAGCCAGGCATATCTTGTTTTGCCCTTCTACTGTGGTTTTGCCTTTGTCCAAAATGATAAATTTGGTGTCTATATTGTTCTGAGCTGCAGGCACAATGTCTTTGAGAAGAATCATGTTTTCACTTGTTTCCTTCAACAACCTACAGTTTGTCAGATAATACAACACAACTTTTGGTAAAGAAtgcaaaaatcattaatttgagGAGCTTCTAGAAACCGAATTAAAAATGCAGGACATGTATTCGTAGAAATTAAAATGTGATGTGATAGAAAGTTATACATCCACTGCGATTCCACATTAATGGTAATTACCTAATTTTTTTGTGAAAGTTTACTAGGGAAAAAAATTGCAATCAAAACTTAAATGTTAGAAGAAGAATGAGAAAATGAATGGAAAGAGTAGATAGAAAGATGAATAAGTGTCGAAAGCCAAACCGTGTTTGAATACAGCCCTATGCCATTGCTCGCGCCAAATAATCTTtcgtttctaaatttttttgtttggataaaaaaattatattcttttattttcaaaatcttgtgtttggataaaacaattaaatttcttcatttccatttttttttattttgataaaatgataaaaatatttctaaaatctgtatatgaataaaataattaaattttttaatttataaaatcttatacccagactaaaataattaattttttcacttataaatttattatatatatatatatatatatatatatatatttgtttttctccaattatatattaaaaataaaaacttagaattacaacataaaaaatgtatactttccaacaagataaaaaaaacattttaaaatcacaaataaaaaatactcagATCCAACTCATTTTTAACATTCATTATTCATAACTATAATTTCATTATAGACAATTAAAAACTAGTTTGAATATcaattatataaacaaaataagataAGTTTGAAAGCTAAACTAAAGTTGTTTTCTATGCACTGTTATATATAGATGTCCTACAGACCTACACAATAACACAATTGTTGGTAACACTACACTTCTTTAATATTAAACCAAGACTTTGACACCAACCTATCAAAAGGGATGCCTATACAGTCTCTAAGTGGTCACAGCTCAATCATTTTTCCAACAATCATCATTTTCACCTCAAAATCAAAGTCAGCCCTTCTTGAAACACCCTTTGCAATCATTGAATTGCATCCTCCACACCATATACCAAAGGGCATCTCAAACCTGATAATAGTTTAGGTAGCTAATATGACACTAAatattaaaagagaaataatttcAACATGGTATCCTAggcaaaaacaaatttaaattcagTTGGAAGAATGAGATATCTCAAGAGTCAAGACAATTTTTCCTAGCTTCCATATACATCAGCTTAGACATTCTTGAATCTGTCACACAAACTTATGCTTACATGGGTCTTCGCCATCCCCTTTCTGATCTAAGAGGGATCTCAACTTTTACAACCTTAATTGTTGTATAAATATGTTATTCTGATtataaacaagaaaatataaatttgcaaGAACAAGTTCAaacatgtaaaattttatatacattCAGTTCAATCATAAGCGATCAttaaaatatactcataattcATAACATCTATCAAAATACTttc of Glycine soja cultivar W05 chromosome 1, ASM419377v2, whole genome shotgun sequence contains these proteins:
- the LOC114413938 gene encoding SOSS complex subunit B homolog, with product MILLKDIVPAAQNNIDTKFIILDKGKTTVEGQNKICLALVADATAAIHFQFWGDECDAFDSGDIICLTNGIFSYQHGNLILRAGKRGKLVKVGGFTMAFVETPNMSEIHWIPDPNNSKNYIQQYVISPVSRIFPPPSDI